Genomic window (Daucus carota subsp. sativus chromosome 5, DH1 v3.0, whole genome shotgun sequence):
ACATAAACCCTTtacattttcaattttatccGAAATTTCACACATAAACCCTCCTGGCAACAAGGCTGCCCCCTGATGCAGAGACTTTCACAGAGAAGCCTTCTCGCACTTGCTCATCAAAATGGCACCAAGATCTCTTCAAAACTGAACTCTTTTTCAACCCAAGTTGAAACCCACAACAACACTTCTGTAGCTAGAGAAATCTCCAGCTTTCTTAAGCAAGAAACCCAAGTGGCTGCTCAAGAAATTTCAAGAATTCTCAGACAGTCTAATTGGTCTTCAGTGTTAGAGGCCTCTTTCGATATTCGAAACAAGCTGAGCCCTCAAGTTGTGTGGACAATTATTGATCAGTACAATCAGGTTAATGATATCAAAcgtttgaattatttttttcattggTCAATAATTAGGATTGCTGAGCCTCAGTTGTTGGATTCTTTCTCCTTTTTAGCTGTTAATTTGTGCAATGCTGGTCTTTTTGGCCCGGCTTTCGGGGTTTTGGAATTGATGATAAAAATCGAAACTTTATCTGCTTGTGTGGTTTTTGAGAATGTGTATAAGATGTTTGTTAGGATTAAAGGGTGTGATGTTTTAGTGTttgatatattgattgattgttATAAGAAGACGGGGAGGTTAGGGGATGCTTGCGTCGTGTTTATGGAAGTTAGGGGTATGGGGAGTGTGCCTAGTTTGAGATGTTGTAATGATCTGTCAAAGAATTTGTtaaagaagaataagatgagATTGTTTTGGAAGGTGTATAATGAAATGGTGGAGGCTAAGATAGATTTTGATGTTTATACGTACACTAATTTGGTAAGCGCGCTTTGTAAAGTTGGAGATTATAAAGGAGCTAGAGAAGTACTTTTACGAATGGGTGAGAAGGGGTGTGATCctaatacatttatttataatacgGTGATTGAAGGTATGTGCCGGCTTGGAGCTATAAATGAAGCTATTGAGCTGAAATTGGTCATGCGTGAAAAAGGACTAGTGCCAAATGGTTTTACTTATGTTAAGCTAATCAATCAGTTGTGCAGAGAGAATAAATTAGATGAGGCTAAACTTATGTCTGAAGAGATGTTAAAAATGGGTCTAAAGCCTGATTCCTTCTGTCATAATATAGCTGATGGGTTTCTTCACAGTGCTTGTCCAAAAGAGGTCTGGAGAGAGAATGATGAGAAAAGACTGTATGACATCAACAAGCATCATGCTCATGTAATGCTTCTTGTTGGTGTATGTAAGGCTGGTGATATGACGAAAGCAACCGAGATTTACAAAGAAATGATTTCAATTGGCTTCAATCTAAATCCTGAAACTTACTGTTTACTGATTAAAGGGTACTGCAAGGAACATAATGTCGCCAAGGCCTTAGAGCTACTTGATCATATGACTGAGAAAAACCTTATTCCCTCACCTGTGGCTTACAATGCCGTCATCAATGAGTTATGCCTCTGCAAGAATTATCATGGAGTCCATGCCCTTGTGGGAAAAATGATATCAAGTGGGTTAATGCTAGATGCTGTTACCTATAAAGCTCTTATTGCTGTGTATGCAGCAGAAGATAGGACACTGGATTCGAGAAGGGCATTAGAGGAAATGATGAAGAACGGATTTCTTCCTGACAGCTTTTCTTACAATCACGTAATAAACTGTTTTTGCAAGGCTGGAAAGATGGCAGAAGCGAGCCCGTACGTGTTTGAAATGGTAGAGAAGGGACTAACCCCGAATGCTGTAACTTTTGGGGCATTTATCTGCGGATATGGCAAGGCCGGGAACATGTCAGAGGCAGACAGATTTTTTCAATATATGCTTGATCATGGCATACTGCCAAACAATGCAACCTGCACTGTACTGATCACGGGGCATTTTAAGGCAGGAAACTTGATGGAAGCCTATTCTACATTTAAAACCATAATTGGACTGCAGGTCCTCCCTGATATACAAACTTGCACTACCTTCATCAATGGTCTCTTAACAAACGGGAGACTTAAAGAGGCCATTGGCATCTGGAATGAACTGAAAGGGATGGGGTTTTCTCCTGATATGTTCACTTACAGCTCTATCATAACAGGGTTTTGCAGACAAGGTAAAGTAAATGAAGCTTTTAAATATCTTGATGAAATGTACTCTGAAGGTGTTGAACCTAACCATTTTATCTATAATTCGTTAATTGATGGGTTATGCAAGTGCGGTCAAGTTACAAGAGCCAGAAAGTTATTTGATAGTATATCTGAGAAAGGTCTAGCACCAGATAATGTAATCTATTCCACCATGATAGATGGGTACTGCAAGTCACAATATCTGTCCGAggcttttttgttgtttgatgaaatgccatCAAAGGGAATTCAACCAGATAGTTTTGTGTACAATGCAGTTATTGGTGGATGTTGCAGGAATCATAAATTTGACAAGGCCATGGACGTGTTAAACAAAATGAAGCAGATGGGTTTTGccaataaattttcttttaacatTTTGATAGACGCATTTAACAAGTTAGGCAAGTTGGATGAGGCCATTAAATTGGTGCAAGAAATGTTAAGTATGCAGATTGTGCCTGATCGTGTGACGTACTCAACTTTGATTGATGGGCACTGCAGGGCGAGAAAGATAGAGGTTGCATATCAGCTCTTCCTGCAGATGGAGAAAAAGAATATGCAACCCGACATTGTAGCATACACATCACTTATGCATGGTTACAACAAATTGGGATATACTTCTGAGGTATTTTCAATGTTTAAGAAATTGGTGGCATGCAGAATAGAGCCAGATGAAGTCACTTACAACGTACTACTTGATGCGTACTGTAAGGATTTTAACTTTGTTGAGGCTTCTAGGTTGCACAAGAAGATGTTAAGATATGGTATGCGAATAAATGCAAATGTTTATGCCTCACTATTGCGAATTTTATGCAGAATGGACAACTTTTCTGATGCTCTGCTATTGCTCGATGAGATGAAAGGTCAAAAGCTTTCACTAAATGTTACTAATTGCAGCACTATAATTCATAAATTGTATCTAGAGAGTAAaaaggatgaagctacaagatttttGGAGAAAATGATCAGTTTGAAGTGGTTACCCAAAAAAACAAGCATAAGTCACCTAATGGAGCGACTTACTAAAGAATCGAACTGTGATGATGATAACAGTTCTATAAAACAAATAGCATAGAGATCTCATACATAGATTGTAAGTTTACGGTTCTGTTTCTAGTGCCTCTTTTTGACACAAATGTTGATACTGATTATAATGCCAATGACATATGTCTCATGTAGATAGATAGTAACTCTTGTTTGGTTGGTCTATACAATAAACATCGTTTAAGCTTTAGAaatatttaatgttttattattatttttttttggtggCTATATGTTGCAATTTTATATTCTGCATTACTTACTTTACAGTAAAATTTAATACAGGGGTTTATAAAGTGGCTGGACTTTTAAACCATTTGGCAGTAGTAAACCCAAAGTGAGTTTAGATTCTCCCTATATATGTTATGTGCACTAATTATTATTCCTGTGTATGCTTTTATATATTGAGTAAATAGTCATTGAGACCTTTTGTTTTGCATTATActtgttttgtaatattttgcATCTACTGTTATGGCTTCCATCACGTGATTGCAGTCTGAAGAAGgctgatattttaaaattctctaAACTTGCTTACATACATTGCAAGAAGTTTACTACAGTTAAATTTGTTGAGATTTGAGAAGGGGCTTGCCATTAGTTGTTTTTACGTTGAAATTTTTAATAGGTTTAGCAATATTATCCCAGTGGCTAACCTCTCTTTCACAATCAGTATTGCTTAAGCTGCGCGGAAGATTCTCACTGTATTATTTTGCTTGGATAAACGTTTCATTTATTCGTGATACAGGGGCTAAGGTACTTGTGCTGTTAATAGATAAATAGGGAATACTGAATATTAATTGAAGGTGGGAAAGTCATTTGCAGGTGATTTTATAGGCAAATTTTCTGTGACATCTGCAAAAAGCGTATACTATAAATTGAGACGCAGTGTTTCAGCTTTGCTTAAATTCTGTATTGGTTAGTTTTTTTTCCAGTTCTGTATTGgctagttatatatttttgggtATGTATTTCTCGTTTCTGTCCCGTTCCATTCTGCTGTCTAATGCTTTAATATATGCTATTGCCACATTGTTACTTGTAACCAAGATCATGTATTCATGTGCTTATTGTATTAGTAATAAGAGGAAAGCTGGTCGGTTCTtcgaagaagatgttgaaggggTGGAAGGAGACTGCAACATGTGGTATGTACTTGGCATCTAGTTCAATTTTCACATTGCTTTCTGTTTTTCTGAGGGCCTCTGTTTTGCACTGGTAGAATGTCATTAAGCCCTGCCTAGACTTATTGTATAATCATAAAagagttctttttttttttttttgggtgcTATTCCTGTGAACTCATGGAGTtaaattatcacatatacttcCTATCAAGGTAATCTGCAAAAGTCTGAATAAATTTAGAGAGATTTGGGACTAAAATTCTATTATTCCAACTGCTCACAGtacattttgtttaaaaaaatttagttactCTTTAATAACGGTTGGACTACTTTATATTAAGCCCTACAAGTTGTCAAGATCTTTTTTATCCCCAACTTTTTTCCCTTATGTAGTTTTTTCCTCTTGCTAAATATAATTCACTTGACGCTGTGCTAATTGACGTTTGACTCGTCTGAGGATGCTCTTAGCTAGTTAGCTTGACATGGTGCTATTCGGCTCTTATTTTGAAATTGTGATTGCCCAACCCCAGATCTGCACATTCATCACAAGCAAGAAAAAATATCTGTACCTTCGGGATGATTGATGAATATAATAAGGTACTGTCTTTATGATTTTACAAGTTGTTACATTGTGTTAAATATTCGAAGGGAGtgttattttgtattttgataaatataattaaaaaaattcatgttaaaaaaaatgattcatCAGTTAAAGTGAGACAGAGGGAATTCACGGTTCTTCAGCCTCGGCTGGCTAAAACTGATAGCTAGAACTCTTAGCATATCATCCCCAGACCCGATAACTCTACCAGAACAACAAATATTGCAGAGCCATGCCAAAATCTAGTGACA
Coding sequences:
- the LOC108223906 gene encoding pentatricopeptide repeat-containing protein At5g61990, mitochondrial isoform X1; its protein translation is MQRLSQRSLLALAHQNGTKISSKLNSFSTQVETHNNTSVAREISSFLKQETQVAAQEISRILRQSNWSSVLEASFDIRNKLSPQVVWTIIDQYNQVNDIKRLNYFFHWSIIRIAEPQLLDSFSFLAVNLCNAGLFGPAFGVLELMIKIETLSACVVFENVYKMFVRIKGCDVLVFDILIDCYKKTGRLGDACVVFMEVRGMGSVPSLRCCNDLSKNLLKKNKMRLFWKVYNEMVEAKIDFDVYTYTNLVSALCKVGDYKGAREVLLRMGEKGCDPNTFIYNTVIEGMCRLGAINEAIELKLVMREKGLVPNGFTYVKLINQLCRENKLDEAKLMSEEMLKMGLKPDSFCHNIADGFLHSACPKEVWRENDEKRLYDINKHHAHVMLLVGVCKAGDMTKATEIYKEMISIGFNLNPETYCLLIKGYCKEHNVAKALELLDHMTEKNLIPSPVAYNAVINELCLCKNYHGVHALVGKMISSGLMLDAVTYKALIAVYAAEDRTLDSRRALEEMMKNGFLPDSFSYNHVINCFCKAGKMAEASPYVFEMVEKGLTPNAVTFGAFICGYGKAGNMSEADRFFQYMLDHGILPNNATCTVLITGHFKAGNLMEAYSTFKTIIGLQVLPDIQTCTTFINGLLTNGRLKEAIGIWNELKGMGFSPDMFTYSSIITGFCRQGKVNEAFKYLDEMYSEGVEPNHFIYNSLIDGLCKCGQVTRARKLFDSISEKGLAPDNVIYSTMIDGYCKSQYLSEAFLLFDEMPSKGIQPDSFVYNAVIGGCCRNHKFDKAMDVLNKMKQMGFANKFSFNILIDAFNKLGKLDEAIKLVQEMLSMQIVPDRVTYSTLIDGHCRARKIEVAYQLFLQMEKKNMQPDIVAYTSLMHGYNKLGYTSEVFSMFKKLVACRIEPDEVTYNVLLDAYCKDFNFVEASRLHKKMLRYGMRINANVYASLLRILCRMDNFSDALLLLDEMKGQKLSLNVTNCSTIIHKLYLESKKDEATRFLEKMISLKWLPKKTSISHLMERLTKESNCDDDNSSIKQIA
- the LOC108223906 gene encoding pentatricopeptide repeat-containing protein At5g61990, mitochondrial isoform X4, with the translated sequence MQRLSQRSLLALAHQNGTKISSKLNSFSTQVETHNNTSVAREISSFLKQETQVAAQEISRILRQSNWSSVLEASFDIRNKLSPQVVWTIIDQYNQVNDIKRLNYFFHWSIIRIAEPQLLDSFSFLAVNLCNAGLFGPAFGVLELMIKIETLSACVVFENVYKMFVRIKGCDVLVFDILIDCYKKTGRLGDACVVFMEVRGMGSVPSLRCCNDLSKNLLKKNKMRLFWKVYNEMVEAKIDFDVYTYTNLVSALCKVGDYKGAREVLLRMGEKGCDPNTFIYNTVIEGMCRLGAINEAIELKLVMREKGLVPNGFTYVKLINQLCRENKLDEAKLMSEEMLKMGLKPDSFCHNIADGFLHSACPKEVWRENDEKRLYDINKHHAHVMLLVGVCKAGDMTKATEIYKEMISIGFNLNPETYCLLIKGYCKEHNVAKALELLDHMTEKNLIPSPVAYNAVINELCLCKNYHGVHALVGKMISSGLMLDAVTYKALIAVYAAEDRTLDSRRALEEMMKNGFLPDSFSYNHVINCFCKAGKMAEASPYVFEMVEKGLTPNAVTFGAFICGYGKAGNMSEADRFFQYMLDHGILPNNATCTVLITGHFKAGNLMEAYSTFKTIIGLQVLPDIQTCTTFINGLLTNGRLKEAIGIWNELKGMGFSPDMFTYSSIITGFCRQGKVNEAFKYLDEMYSEGVEPNHFIYNSLIDGLCKCGQVTRARKLFDSISEKGLAPDNVIYSTMIDGYCKSQYLSEAFLLFDEMPSKGIQPDSFVYNAVIGGCCRNHKFDKAMDVLNKMKQMGFANKFSFNILIDAFNKLGKLDEAIKLVQEMLSMQIVPDRVTYSTLIDGHCRARKIEVAYQLFLQMEKKNMQPDIVAYTSLMHGYNKLGYTSEVFSMFKKLVACRIEPDEVTYNVLLDAYCKDFNFVEASRLHKKMLRYGMRINANVYASLLRILCRMDNFSDALLLLDEMKGVYKVAGLLNHLAVVNPNIA
- the LOC108223906 gene encoding pentatricopeptide repeat-containing protein At5g61990, mitochondrial isoform X3, whose product is MQRLSQRSLLALAHQNGTKISSKLNSFSTQVETHNNTSVAREISSFLKQETQVAAQEISRILRQSNWSSVLEASFDIRNKLSPQVVWTIIDQYNQVNDIKRLNYFFHWSIIRIAEPQLLDSFSFLAVNLCNAGLFGPAFGVLELMIKIETLSACVVFENVYKMFVRIKGCDVLVFDILIDCYKKTGRLGDACVVFMEVRGMGSVPSLRCCNDLSKNLLKKNKMRLFWKVYNEMVEAKIDFDVYTYTNLVSALCKVGDYKGAREVLLRMGEKGCDPNTFIYNTVIEGMCRLGAINEAIELKLVMREKGLVPNGFTYVKLINQLCRENKLDEAKLMSEEMLKMGLKPDSFCHNIADGFLHSACPKEVWRENDEKRLYDINKHHAHVMLLVGVCKAGDMTKATEIYKEMISIGFNLNPETYCLLIKGYCKEHNVAKALELLDHMTEKNLIPSPVAYNAVINELCLCKNYHGVHALVGKMISSGLMLDAVTYKALIAVYAAEDRTLDSRRALEEMMKNGFLPDSFSYNHVINCFCKAGKMAEASPYVFEMVEKGLTPNAVTFGAFICGYGKAGNMSEADRFFQYMLDHGILPNNATCTVLITGHFKAGNLMEAYSTFKTIIGLQVLPDIQTCTTFINGLLTNGRLKEAIGIWNELKGMGFSPDMFTYSSIITGFCRQGKVNEAFKYLDEMYSEGVEPNHFIYNSLIDGLCKCGQVTRARKLFDSISEKGLAPDNVIYSTMIDGYCKSQYLSEAFLLFDEMPSKGIQPDSFVYNAVIGGCCRNHKFDKAMDVLNKMKQMGFANKFSFNILIDAFNKLGKLDEAIKLVQEMLSMQIVPDRVTYSTLIDGHCRARKIEVAYQLFLQMEKKNMQPDIVAYTSLMHGYNKLGYTSEVFSMFKKLVACRIEPDEVTYNVLLDAYCKDFNFVEASRLHKKMLRYGMRINANVYASLLRILCRMDNFSDALLLLDEMKGVYKVAGLLNHLAVVNPNNKRKAGRFFEEDVEGVEGDCNM
- the LOC108223906 gene encoding pentatricopeptide repeat-containing protein At5g61990, mitochondrial isoform X5; protein product: MQRLSQRSLLALAHQNGTKISSKLNSFSTQVETHNNTSVAREISSFLKQETQVAAQEISRILRQSNWSSVLEASFDIRNKLSPQVVWTIIDQYNQVNDIKRLNYFFHWSIIRIAEPQLLDSFSFLAVNLCNAGLFGPAFGVLELMIKIETLSACVVFENVYKMFVRIKGCDVLVFDILIDCYKKTGRLGDACVVFMEVRGMGSVPSLRCCNDLSKNLLKKNKMRLFWKVYNEMVEAKIDFDVYTYTNLVSALCKVGDYKGAREVLLRMGEKGCDPNTFIYNTVIEGMCRLGAINEAIELKLVMREKGLVPNGFTYVKLINQLCRENKLDEAKLMSEEMLKMGLKPDSFCHNIADGFLHSACPKEVWRENDEKRLYDINKHHAHVMLLVGVCKAGDMTKATEIYKEMISIGFNLNPETYCLLIKGYCKEHNVAKALELLDHMTEKNLIPSPVAYNAVINELCLCKNYHGVHALVGKMISSGLMLDAVTYKALIAVYAAEDRTLDSRRALEEMMKNGFLPDSFSYNHVINCFCKAGKMAEASPYVFEMVEKGLTPNAVTFGAFICGYGKAGNMSEADRFFQYMLDHGILPNNATCTVLITGHFKAGNLMEAYSTFKTIIGLQVLPDIQTCTTFINGLLTNGRLKEAIGIWNELKGMGFSPDMFTYSSIITGFCRQGKVNEAFKYLDEMYSEGVEPNHFIYNSLIDGLCKCGQVTRARKLFDSISEKGLAPDNVIYSTMIDGYCKSQYLSEAFLLFDEMPSKGIQPDSFVYNAVIGGCCRNHKFDKAMDVLNKMKQMGFANKFSFNILIDAFNKLGKLDEAIKLVQEMLSMQIVPDRVTYSTLIDGHCRARKIEVAYQLFLQMEKKNMQPDIVAYTSLMHGYNKLGYTSEVFSMFKKLVACRIEPDEVTYNVLLDAY
- the LOC108223906 gene encoding pentatricopeptide repeat-containing protein At5g61990, mitochondrial isoform X2; amino-acid sequence: MQRLSQRSLLALAHQNGTKISSKLNSFSTQVETHNNTSVAREISSFLKQETQVAAQEISRILRQSNWSSVLEASFDIRNKLSPQVVWTIIDQYNQVNDIKRLNYFFHWSIIRIAEPQLLDSFSFLAVNLCNAGLFGPAFGVLELMIKIETLSACVVFENVYKMFVRIKGCDVLVFDILIDCYKKTGRLGDACVVFMEVRGMGSVPSLRCCNDLSKNLLKKNKMRLFWKVYNEMVEAKIDFDVYTYTNLVSALCKVGDYKGAREVLLRMGEKGCDPNTFIYNTVIEGMCRLGAINEAIELKLVMREKGLVPNGFTYVKLINQLCRENKLDEAKLMSEEMLKMGLKPDSFCHNIADGFLHSACPKEVWRENDEKRLYDINKHHAHVMLLVGVCKAGDMTKATEIYKEMISIGFNLNPETYCLLIKGYCKEHNVAKALELLDHMTEKNLIPSPVAYNAVINELCLCKNYHGVHALVGKMISSGLMLDAVTYKALIAVYAAEDRTLDSRRALEEMMKNGFLPDSFSYNHVINCFCKAGKMAEASPYVFEMVEKGLTPNAVTFGAFICGYGKAGNMSEADRFFQYMLDHGILPNNATCTVLITGHFKAGNLMEAYSTFKTIIGLQVLPDIQTCTTFINGLLTNGRLKEAIGIWNELKGMGFSPDMFTYSSIITGFCRQGKVNEAFKYLDEMYSEGVEPNHFIYNSLIDGLCKCGQVTRARKLFDSISEKGLAPDNVIYSTMIDGYCKSQYLSEAFLLFDEMPSKGIQPDSFVYNAVIGGCCRNHKFDKAMDVLNKMKQMGFANKFSFNILIDAFNKLGKLDEAIKLVQEMLSMQIVPDRVTYSTLIDGHCRARKIEVAYQLFLQMEKKNMQPDIVAYTSLMHGYNKLGYTSEVFSMFKKLVACRIEPDEVTYNVLLDAYCKDFNFVEASRLHKKMLRYGMRINANVYASLLRILCRMDNFSDALLLLDEMKGVYKVAGLLNHLAVVNPNNKRKAGRFFEEDVEGVEGDCNMCFFLLLNIIHLTLC